From the genome of Acidimicrobiales bacterium, one region includes:
- the fusA gene encoding elongation factor G yields the protein MKAFAPDRIRNVALVGPPGSGKTSLAEAMLYRAGALKRVGRVEDGSTVCDHEPEEKEAGHSLTTALATLEWHDHKVNLLDTPGTFDFAGEAVGAMAVADLAVFVVDASSGLDHATVDLWRQASVRRLPRLVFVNKLDREYTSFERVLAELQDAFGAGVAPLEIPIGEAESFHGIADLLTDTAWIYDSGHAELGEIPEEMKEREHQVHDSLIENIVVADDDLLERFLDGDVPSLEELEKVLGRGVADGTVFPVVCGSATIPIAVDRLCNYIVEVGPSPMDRPAVPVTVGGTEVEVVPDPSADTLVQVFKTAVDPYLGHVSYFRVLTGTVNRDLHLSNGRTGDNERFRNVMTLQGGESLNVDALPAGDIGAVAKLHGTLTGDTLSAGGRAAAPPIGFPSPVLSVAVSARNRNDEDKLANALHRLVEEDPVLTVTRNDETRQTLLGGLGETHLRNVVARLERKFGVQVDKEDARVAYRETITGTFSAEGKYKKQSGGHGQFGVASIRIEPLPAGSGFEFTDEVRGGVIPRQFIPAVEAGIVDAMAHGGSSGYPVVDVRAAVFDGKHHAVDSSEMSFKMAGRLAFQEALGGARPVVLEPVSAVEVTIPSDCLGDVMGDLSSRRATVQGSDMDMWGDQVIIAMVPEAEMMRYSIDLRSITGGRGRFTIRHDHYAQVPAGVSVPAPPER from the coding sequence GTGAAGGCTTTCGCGCCGGACCGGATCCGCAACGTGGCCCTGGTTGGGCCGCCCGGGTCAGGCAAGACATCCCTGGCTGAGGCGATGCTCTACCGGGCTGGAGCCCTCAAGCGGGTGGGACGGGTGGAGGACGGGTCGACCGTCTGCGACCACGAGCCGGAGGAGAAGGAGGCCGGGCACTCACTGACCACTGCGCTGGCCACCCTGGAATGGCATGACCACAAGGTCAACCTCCTGGATACGCCCGGAACGTTCGACTTCGCCGGCGAGGCGGTGGGTGCCATGGCGGTCGCCGACCTGGCCGTCTTCGTAGTGGATGCCTCTAGTGGTCTTGACCACGCCACGGTGGACCTGTGGCGTCAGGCTTCTGTCCGCCGGTTGCCGCGCCTGGTATTTGTGAACAAGCTGGACCGGGAGTACACGAGCTTCGAACGGGTCCTCGCCGAGTTGCAGGACGCCTTCGGGGCCGGTGTCGCCCCCCTAGAGATCCCGATCGGCGAGGCCGAGTCGTTTCACGGCATCGCTGACCTCCTCACCGATACGGCCTGGATCTACGACAGTGGTCATGCCGAGTTGGGCGAGATCCCGGAGGAGATGAAGGAGCGCGAGCACCAGGTCCACGATTCGCTGATCGAGAACATCGTGGTGGCTGACGACGACCTGCTGGAGCGGTTCCTGGACGGCGACGTCCCGTCTCTCGAGGAGTTGGAGAAGGTGCTGGGGCGGGGCGTGGCCGACGGCACAGTGTTTCCGGTGGTCTGCGGGTCAGCCACTATCCCCATCGCTGTGGACCGCCTCTGCAACTACATCGTTGAGGTTGGGCCGTCGCCGATGGACCGGCCCGCCGTCCCGGTGACTGTGGGCGGGACAGAGGTCGAGGTGGTCCCCGACCCGTCGGCCGACACCCTGGTCCAGGTCTTCAAGACCGCTGTCGACCCCTATCTGGGCCACGTTTCCTACTTCCGGGTCTTGACCGGCACGGTGAACCGCGACCTCCACCTGTCCAATGGTCGGACTGGCGACAACGAGCGGTTCCGGAACGTGATGACCCTGCAGGGTGGCGAGTCGCTCAACGTGGATGCGCTGCCGGCCGGTGACATCGGAGCGGTGGCCAAGCTCCACGGGACCCTGACTGGAGACACGCTCTCAGCCGGGGGCCGCGCCGCCGCGCCCCCCATCGGCTTCCCGTCGCCTGTGCTGTCGGTGGCCGTCTCGGCGAGGAACCGTAACGACGAGGACAAGCTGGCTAATGCCCTGCACCGCCTGGTCGAGGAGGACCCGGTGCTGACGGTCACCCGCAACGACGAGACTCGCCAGACACTGCTGGGCGGGTTGGGAGAGACTCACCTGCGCAACGTGGTGGCCCGCCTGGAACGTAAGTTCGGCGTCCAGGTCGACAAAGAGGACGCCCGGGTGGCTTACCGGGAGACCATCACCGGCACCTTCAGTGCCGAAGGCAAGTACAAGAAGCAGAGCGGCGGCCACGGGCAGTTCGGTGTCGCGTCGATCCGGATCGAGCCACTGCCCGCCGGGTCGGGTTTTGAGTTCACCGACGAGGTGAGGGGCGGAGTGATCCCCCGGCAGTTCATCCCCGCCGTAGAAGCTGGCATCGTCGACGCCATGGCCCACGGGGGCTCCTCGGGCTACCCGGTGGTCGACGTACGGGCTGCCGTGTTCGACGGCAAGCACCATGCCGTCGATTCCTCCGAGATGAGTTTCAAGATGGCTGGCCGCCTGGCCTTCCAGGAGGCGCTAGGCGGGGCCCGTCCGGTGGTGCTGGAGCCCGTTTCAGCCGTCGAGGTGACCATCCCGTCGGACTGCCTGGGAGACGTCATGGGTGACCTGTCGTCGCGTCGGGCGACGGTGCAGGGCTCGGACATGGACATGTGGGGCGACCAGGTGATCATCGCCATGGTTCCCGAGGCCGAGATGATGCGCTACTCGATCGATCTGCGCTCCATTACGGGAGGTCGGGGCCGGTTCACGATTCGGCACGACCACTACGCCCAGGTTCCGGCCGGGGTTTCTGTCCCGGCGCCTCCCGAGCGCTGA
- a CDS encoding amidohydrolase family protein produces MYDLIIRGGTVIDGSGEPGFRADVAVTDGRIAAVGHLAEAEAVETVDAADRIVCPGFVDPHTHYDAQLFWDPYATPSSHHGITSMVMGNCGFSIAPLGDDSDAAYLAAMLVKVEGMSPDALSAGVDWNWRSFGSFLDRFEGNLGVNVAGMVGHSAIRRTVMKDDAVSREATPDELAQMTSLLAESLEAGGLGFSTSRSFTHTDGDGLPVPSRTAAVDEVVALSAVCADHPGTTLEWVADGCLNGFSDDEVDLMSRMSLAGRRPVNWNVLTIDAARPDDYRNQLAACDRVAETGGRAMALTMPILVGMNMHFHTFCALYSLPDWGDVMNLPHGEKMAALADPETRRFLEERAASPDAGVFSRLTGWGLYRIGDTHSVENEGLKGHLVGDIARQRGQRDFYTLLDIVLADDLQTVLWPGPTDDDPASWIMRQAAWDHDHVMIGGSDAGAHLDRMAGASYTTQWLADCLRGRQLASVEAAVAHMTDVPARFFGLRERGRIVEGWHADLVIFDPRAVGAGEFHLRHDLPGDSSRLYAEAHGVDRVYVNGTCTVEASTPTGSLPGRVLRSGIDTETVSIPADA; encoded by the coding sequence ATGTACGACCTAATCATCCGCGGTGGCACGGTGATCGACGGCTCGGGCGAACCGGGGTTCCGGGCCGACGTGGCCGTCACCGACGGCCGCATCGCGGCGGTGGGCCACCTGGCTGAAGCCGAGGCCGTCGAGACGGTCGATGCCGCCGACCGGATCGTGTGCCCCGGCTTCGTCGACCCCCACACCCACTACGACGCCCAACTCTTCTGGGACCCGTACGCCACGCCGTCGTCCCATCACGGAATCACCAGCATGGTCATGGGCAACTGCGGCTTCAGCATCGCCCCCCTGGGCGACGACTCGGACGCCGCCTACCTGGCCGCCATGCTGGTCAAGGTGGAGGGCATGTCCCCCGACGCCCTGTCGGCAGGTGTGGACTGGAACTGGCGCTCCTTCGGCAGCTTCCTGGACCGCTTCGAGGGGAACCTGGGCGTGAACGTGGCCGGAATGGTTGGCCACAGCGCCATCCGCCGGACGGTCATGAAGGACGATGCCGTCAGCCGGGAGGCCACCCCCGACGAGCTGGCCCAGATGACGAGCCTCCTGGCCGAATCGCTGGAAGCCGGCGGCCTGGGCTTCTCAACCAGTCGCTCGTTCACCCACACCGACGGCGACGGGCTCCCTGTCCCGTCCCGCACAGCGGCCGTCGACGAGGTGGTCGCCCTGAGCGCCGTGTGCGCCGATCACCCGGGCACCACTCTGGAGTGGGTGGCCGACGGATGCCTGAACGGCTTCAGCGATGACGAGGTCGACCTGATGTCCCGTATGTCGCTGGCCGGCCGACGACCAGTCAACTGGAACGTGTTGACCATCGACGCCGCCCGACCGGACGACTACCGGAACCAGTTGGCGGCCTGCGACCGGGTGGCAGAGACCGGAGGAAGGGCCATGGCCCTGACCATGCCCATCCTCGTGGGCATGAACATGCACTTTCACACGTTCTGCGCCCTCTACTCACTGCCCGACTGGGGCGACGTGATGAACCTCCCCCACGGCGAGAAGATGGCAGCTCTGGCCGACCCCGAGACCCGCCGTTTTCTCGAGGAACGGGCCGCCTCACCGGACGCCGGGGTGTTCTCGCGACTGACCGGGTGGGGCCTGTACCGCATCGGCGATACGCACTCGGTCGAAAACGAGGGTCTCAAGGGACACCTGGTCGGTGACATTGCCCGCCAGCGCGGTCAGCGGGACTTCTACACGCTGCTGGACATCGTGCTCGCCGACGACCTGCAGACCGTCCTGTGGCCAGGGCCCACCGACGACGACCCGGCCAGCTGGATCATGCGCCAGGCAGCCTGGGACCACGACCACGTAATGATCGGTGGCTCGGACGCCGGTGCCCACCTCGACCGCATGGCCGGCGCCAGTTACACCACCCAGTGGCTGGCCGATTGCCTTCGGGGTCGGCAGCTGGCCTCGGTGGAAGCCGCAGTGGCCCACATGACCGACGTGCCGGCCCGCTTTTTCGGGCTCCGCGAAAGGGGCCGGATTGTGGAGGGATGGCACGCCGACCTGGTGATTTTTGACCCACGGGCCGTCGGAGCCGGTGAGTTCCACCTGCGGCACGACCTGCCGGGCGACAGCTCGCGTCTCTACGCCGAGGCCCACGGGGTCGACCGGGTCTACGTCAACGGCACCTGCACCGTGGAGGCGTCCACGCCGACGGGGTCGCTGCCCGGACGGGTTCTGCGCTCTGGGATCGACACCGAGACGGTGTCCATCCCGGCCGACGCCTAG